In Desulfosediminicola ganghwensis, a single window of DNA contains:
- a CDS encoding zinc ribbon domain-containing protein translates to MNDHIAQLILLQGIDLEIDQIDNQIKSEQNALDERITALAQREQNIADLTEQIAEIEKEKRVLETEASDKLDHVKDRQSKMMQVQTGREQTALLKEIEDGKKSVKENEDKIVALMEQSEALSTQIDEEKNLLKGEKKLVEEEKAKVRDAIEAINKGKKSKDNQRANQAQVIEARLLKKYDTLRSHRNGLAVANVLQGVCQGCFMSIPPQKYNMLLKGDTMLDCPSCQRIVYHQEPVTAE, encoded by the coding sequence TTGAACGATCACATAGCTCAGCTCATCCTCCTCCAGGGCATTGACCTGGAAATTGACCAAATCGACAACCAGATCAAGTCTGAACAGAATGCCCTTGATGAGCGTATTACCGCCCTTGCCCAGCGCGAGCAGAATATCGCCGACCTCACCGAGCAAATCGCTGAAATTGAAAAAGAAAAGCGTGTCCTTGAGACTGAAGCAAGTGACAAGCTCGATCACGTCAAGGATCGTCAGTCCAAGATGATGCAGGTCCAGACCGGACGTGAGCAGACCGCTCTCTTAAAAGAGATCGAAGACGGCAAGAAAAGCGTCAAGGAGAACGAAGACAAAATCGTCGCTCTCATGGAACAGTCTGAAGCGTTGTCCACTCAGATCGATGAGGAGAAAAACCTGCTCAAAGGCGAGAAGAAGCTGGTCGAAGAAGAAAAAGCCAAAGTTCGTGACGCCATCGAGGCCATCAACAAGGGCAAGAAATCCAAAGATAACCAGCGCGCCAATCAGGCCCAGGTTATCGAGGCCCGCCTTCTGAAAAAGTACGACACCCTCCGTTCACACCGTAACGGTCTGGCGGTTGCCAATGTACTCCAGGGCGTCTGCCAGGGTTGCTTTATGTCAATCCCGCCCCAGAAATACAACATGCTGCTGAAAGGCGACACCATGCTCGACTGCCCG